From Cellulomonas dongxiuzhuiae, the proteins below share one genomic window:
- a CDS encoding penicillin acylase family protein, with protein sequence MPRRHRLRAALVVLAVVVVLALVVTSLVSALVVRRPLPDVQGTQALAGLEAEVEVTRDARGVPTIVAETPYDLFLAQGYVSAQERFFQMDYRRHVSAGRLAELVGPDESAIEADRVIRTLGWRRVAEQEWDLLSPDTRDHLQAYADGVNAYLEDRDPGSIGMEYTVLGLRVPQQAPEAWDPIDSLAWLKAMAWDLRANYDRELSRAQTYRFVQDVARVEELFPPYPQDRNLPIVTSADVASEAFPAASTTELDLTDAGLQGALESAERALSAVPHLVGDGDGIGSNSWAVAGEHTASGKPILANDPHMGISAPGVWSQVGLRCAEVTDACPFDATGFSLAGLPGVVIGHNGSLAWGLTNMGADVTDFFLERVEDGEVLVDGQRAPLDVRTETIEVAGGDDVEIEVRTTRHGPLVSDVLDLPDVQRAPVPDDAPGLRFEVALSWTALTPGRTGDAIFALMTAQDAADVAAAAVLLEVPAQNIVFATTDGHIGYQAPGRVPLRGAVAGPVPSDGTWPRPGWDSRYDWQGWVDPADMPRLLDPVEGFVVAANQAVTPLGVGPFLAEDTDYGYRSQRVRDLLTARIAAGEALDVASTAELQTDAHSPYAQVLVPALLQVRVEDPFDRAGQQLLRDWDQSMDVDSAAAMYFAAVWADVLQLTFADDLPEGHAPTGDARWLEVVRGMLDDPTSPWWDDRSTPGVVEGRDDVLARALVSARRQLTAQISSRTEDWEWGQLHTAAPTHPVLGGDGVPGMLHRLVNPVPQRVGGGSSLVAATSWDAATGSYGVTSAPSMRMVVDLGDLDSSTWVNLTGTSGHPASAHYADQLEAWAQGRQFPWPYSAAAVSADAVDRQTLVPPQD encoded by the coding sequence GTGCCCCGTCGCCATCGCCTGCGAGCCGCGCTCGTCGTTCTCGCCGTCGTCGTCGTCCTCGCGCTCGTGGTCACGTCCCTCGTCAGCGCCCTCGTCGTCCGTCGGCCCCTGCCGGACGTGCAGGGCACGCAGGCGCTCGCGGGCCTCGAGGCCGAGGTCGAGGTCACGCGTGACGCCCGGGGCGTCCCGACGATCGTCGCAGAGACGCCGTACGACCTGTTCCTGGCGCAGGGCTACGTGTCCGCCCAGGAGCGGTTCTTCCAGATGGACTACCGCCGCCACGTCAGCGCCGGCCGGCTCGCGGAGCTCGTCGGGCCGGACGAGAGCGCGATCGAGGCGGACCGTGTGATCCGCACGCTCGGCTGGCGCCGCGTCGCCGAGCAGGAGTGGGACCTGCTGTCCCCGGACACCCGCGACCACCTGCAGGCCTACGCCGACGGCGTCAACGCCTACCTCGAGGACCGGGACCCGGGCTCCATCGGGATGGAGTACACCGTGCTGGGCCTGCGGGTCCCGCAGCAGGCGCCCGAGGCGTGGGACCCGATCGACTCGCTCGCCTGGCTCAAGGCCATGGCGTGGGACCTGCGCGCCAACTACGACCGGGAGCTCTCGCGCGCCCAGACGTACCGGTTCGTGCAGGACGTCGCACGCGTCGAGGAGCTGTTCCCGCCGTACCCGCAGGACCGCAACCTGCCGATCGTCACCTCGGCCGACGTCGCCTCCGAGGCGTTCCCGGCCGCGTCGACGACGGAGCTCGACCTGACCGACGCGGGCCTGCAGGGCGCGCTGGAGTCCGCGGAGCGCGCGCTGTCGGCCGTCCCGCACCTCGTCGGCGACGGCGACGGCATCGGCTCGAACTCGTGGGCCGTCGCCGGGGAGCACACGGCGTCCGGCAAGCCGATCCTCGCCAACGACCCGCACATGGGGATCTCGGCGCCGGGGGTCTGGTCCCAGGTCGGCCTACGCTGCGCCGAGGTGACCGACGCGTGCCCGTTCGACGCCACGGGGTTCTCGCTCGCGGGGCTGCCCGGCGTCGTCATCGGCCACAACGGCTCCCTCGCGTGGGGTCTGACCAACATGGGTGCCGACGTCACCGACTTCTTCCTCGAGCGTGTCGAGGACGGCGAGGTCCTCGTCGACGGGCAGCGTGCGCCGCTCGACGTGCGGACCGAGACGATCGAGGTCGCGGGCGGTGACGACGTCGAGATCGAGGTCCGCACCACGCGGCACGGACCGCTCGTCTCCGACGTCCTCGACCTGCCCGACGTGCAGCGTGCGCCCGTCCCCGACGACGCCCCGGGCCTGCGGTTCGAGGTCGCGCTGTCATGGACGGCCCTGACGCCGGGCCGCACGGGCGACGCGATCTTCGCGCTCATGACCGCGCAGGACGCCGCCGACGTCGCGGCGGCCGCCGTGCTGCTGGAGGTGCCCGCGCAGAACATCGTGTTCGCCACGACCGACGGGCACATCGGCTACCAGGCACCCGGCCGGGTCCCGCTGCGCGGCGCCGTCGCCGGGCCCGTCCCGTCGGACGGCACCTGGCCGCGCCCCGGGTGGGACTCGCGCTACGACTGGCAGGGCTGGGTCGACCCGGCCGACATGCCGCGTCTCCTGGACCCCGTCGAGGGCTTCGTCGTGGCGGCGAACCAGGCGGTGACCCCCCTCGGCGTCGGTCCCTTCCTCGCGGAGGACACCGACTACGGGTACCGCAGCCAGCGCGTCCGCGACCTGCTCACGGCACGCATCGCGGCGGGCGAGGCCCTGGACGTCGCGAGCACGGCCGAGCTGCAGACGGACGCGCACAGCCCGTACGCGCAGGTGCTGGTCCCGGCCCTGCTGCAGGTCCGCGTCGAGGACCCGTTCGACCGTGCCGGCCAGCAGCTGCTGCGCGACTGGGACCAGAGCATGGACGTCGACTCGGCGGCCGCCATGTACTTCGCCGCCGTGTGGGCGGACGTGCTCCAGCTGACCTTCGCGGACGACCTGCCCGAGGGCCACGCGCCGACCGGCGACGCGCGCTGGCTCGAGGTCGTCCGCGGGATGCTGGACGACCCGACGTCCCCCTGGTGGGACGACCGGTCGACCCCCGGCGTCGTCGAGGGCCGCGACGACGTGCTCGCCCGGGCGCTGGTGTCCGCGCGGCGCCAGCTCACCGCCCAGATCAGCAGTCGCACCGAGGACTGGGAGTGGGGTCAGCTGCACACCGCGGCGCCCACGCACCCGGTGCTCGGGGGCGACGGCGTGCCCGGGATGCTGCACCGGCTGGTGAACCCCGTCCCGCAGCGGGTCGGCGGCGGCTCGTCGCTCGTCGCCGCGACCAGCTGGGACGCGGCCACGGGCTCGTACGGCGTGACGTCGGCGCCGTCGATGCGCATGGTCGTCGACCTGGGGGACCTCGACTCCTCGACCTGGGTCAACCTCACCGGCACCTCCGGGCACCCGGCGAGCGCGCACTACGCCGACCAGCTCGAGGCGTGGGCCCAGGGCCGGCAGTTCCCGTGGCCGTACTCCGCGGCGGCCGTGAGCGCCGACGCGGTGGACCGCCAGACGCTGGTGCCGCCGCAGGACTGA
- a CDS encoding family 20 glycosylhydrolase: protein MSDVPGVVPAPLLVQPSSQAPFVITRSTVVVVDADEDLLPLAVLTADLLGRVSGRAVEIRHAELGTPGVVRMRLVEDLPPGTEPYRVVVGDGRVLLEARTTDGLVHAVVTLRQLLRERPDGGVQVEAVRIEDAPRYPWRGLSLDVARHFVGVPDLKVVIGLMGHYKLNVLHLHLTDDQAWRIDLPSRPELVRRSSGHSVGGDPGGYYSAADWDEILAYARARAIRVVPEIDVPGHVNAALHTYGELSPDGRPADEYLGIEVGFSRLHDDLPATHAFLVDVFGDLADMTPGEYLHIGGDEVLTMADDEYVRLVRAASAAVTAHGRRVVGWQEIASVPDLPAGTVVQYWDTRVDPAPFVAAAEAGARILVSPASKVYLDMKYEPGFPLGQEWAGTIDLRQAYDWEPDTLVAGLPAEAVIGVEAGLWTETLRTVDDLTTMLLPRLAAVAEVAWSAPARRDFDDFTQRLRHHGRHWDRIGLAWHRTPDGRWDV, encoded by the coding sequence GTGTCCGACGTCCCAGGGGTCGTGCCCGCGCCGCTCCTCGTCCAGCCCTCCTCGCAGGCGCCCTTCGTCATCACGCGCTCGACCGTCGTGGTGGTCGACGCCGACGAGGACCTGCTGCCGCTGGCGGTCCTGACGGCCGACCTGCTGGGCCGTGTGAGCGGGCGTGCCGTCGAGATCCGGCACGCCGAGCTGGGCACCCCCGGCGTGGTCCGGATGAGGCTCGTCGAGGACCTGCCGCCGGGCACGGAGCCGTACCGGGTGGTCGTGGGCGACGGCCGCGTGCTGCTCGAGGCGCGGACCACCGACGGGCTCGTGCACGCGGTGGTCACGCTGCGTCAGCTGCTGCGCGAGCGACCCGACGGCGGCGTGCAGGTCGAGGCCGTGCGCATCGAGGACGCCCCCCGCTACCCGTGGCGAGGCCTGTCGCTCGACGTGGCGCGGCACTTCGTCGGTGTGCCGGACCTCAAGGTCGTCATCGGGCTGATGGGCCACTACAAGCTCAACGTGCTCCACCTGCACCTGACGGACGACCAGGCGTGGCGGATCGACCTGCCGTCGCGGCCGGAGCTGGTGCGCCGCTCCAGCGGGCACTCCGTGGGCGGTGATCCGGGCGGGTACTACTCGGCGGCCGACTGGGACGAGATCCTGGCGTACGCCCGCGCGCGGGCGATCCGCGTCGTCCCGGAGATCGACGTCCCCGGGCACGTCAACGCGGCGCTGCACACGTACGGCGAGCTCAGCCCGGACGGGCGGCCCGCGGACGAGTACCTCGGCATCGAGGTCGGGTTCTCGCGGCTGCACGACGACCTGCCGGCGACGCACGCGTTCCTGGTCGACGTCTTCGGCGACCTGGCCGACATGACCCCCGGCGAGTACCTGCACATCGGTGGCGACGAGGTCCTGACGATGGCGGACGACGAGTACGTGCGCCTCGTGCGCGCGGCGTCCGCCGCCGTGACCGCGCACGGCAGGCGCGTGGTCGGGTGGCAGGAGATCGCCTCGGTGCCGGACCTGCCCGCCGGGACCGTCGTGCAGTACTGGGACACGCGTGTCGACCCCGCGCCCTTCGTCGCCGCCGCCGAGGCGGGCGCGCGGATCCTGGTGTCGCCCGCGTCGAAGGTGTACCTCGACATGAAGTACGAGCCGGGGTTCCCGCTCGGCCAGGAGTGGGCCGGGACGATCGACCTGCGCCAGGCCTACGACTGGGAGCCGGACACCCTCGTCGCGGGGCTGCCGGCCGAGGCCGTCATCGGCGTCGAGGCCGGTCTCTGGACGGAGACGCTGCGCACGGTCGACGACCTGACGACGATGCTGCTGCCGCGGCTCGCGGCCGTCGCGGAGGTCGCGTGGAGCGCCCCGGCGCGCCGGGACTTCGACGACTTCACGCAGCGGCTGCGCCACCACGGCCGGCACTGGGACCGGATCGGTCTCGCGTGGCACCGCACGCCGGACGGCCGCTGGGACGTCTGA
- a CDS encoding GNAT family N-acetyltransferase: MAVGWPVVLVDGDVRLRPLRRRDADAWMTLRGRNLGWLEPWDATSPEPVRGPRPTFGQFVRALSAQAREGTALPFAVQRGSELVGQLTVSSIQYGSLRSAAIGYWVSQHVAGQGITPTAVALATDHCFGVMGLHRVEVNIRPENTPSLRVVEKLGFRDEGLRERYLHIQGRWCDHRTFALTVEDVPEGLVERWHRRRGTA; this comes from the coding sequence GTGGCGGTCGGGTGGCCCGTCGTGCTCGTCGACGGCGACGTGCGGCTGCGGCCGCTGCGTCGTCGCGACGCGGACGCGTGGATGACGCTGCGCGGACGCAACCTCGGCTGGCTGGAACCGTGGGACGCGACGAGCCCCGAGCCGGTGCGCGGGCCGCGACCGACATTCGGGCAGTTCGTGCGGGCCCTGTCGGCGCAGGCGCGCGAGGGGACGGCGCTGCCGTTCGCGGTCCAGCGCGGGAGCGAGCTCGTGGGCCAGCTCACGGTCTCGTCGATCCAGTACGGCTCGCTGCGGTCGGCGGCGATCGGGTACTGGGTGTCGCAGCACGTCGCGGGGCAGGGGATCACGCCGACGGCGGTGGCGCTGGCGACCGACCACTGCTTCGGGGTGATGGGCCTGCACCGCGTCGAGGTGAACATCCGCCCGGAGAACACCCCGTCGCTGCGCGTCGTCGAGAAGCTGGGGTTCCGCGACGAGGGCCTGCGGGAGCGGTACCTGCACATCCAGGGGCGGTGGTGCGACCACCGGACGTTCGCGCTGACGGTCGAGGACGTGCCCGAGGGGCTCGTCGAGCGGTGGCACCGCCGCCGCGGCACCGCCTGA
- a CDS encoding dolichyl-phosphate-mannose--protein mannosyltransferase — protein sequence MHTGADTLPPVAARPDGRAAGAPAAPDAPPVSPATAPGTGPDGPGTDDTGPVDPGAEPGADATGPAQETEPHEQRLLRRLLGAGTLTLDATPRARLHGWLWALGVTALAAFLRLWDLGRPHRLVFDETYYVKDAYSLLMHGYEATWGDDPNARFESGDVSMLGTDPAYVVHPPVGKWMIALGIRLGGGVESSAAWRLAAAVCGTLAVLMIARIGRRLFASTALGTTAGLFLAVDGQAIVHSRVSLLDPFLMFFALAAFGCLLLDREQARRRLAVRAAAVLDSGGPLGWGPGLGFRWWRLATGVLLGLAIGTKWSGLYFLAVFGLLTVLWDATARRTAGVRPWVRATLVKDAVVAFLVMVPTAALTYLASWAGWFATDNGWDRHWAEDNPGQGVQWLPPALRSLWSYHQGMWRFHSDLDTPHSYAAGPLGWIVQWRPTSYYYPTEVSGLTGDAAQQACGADSCSQAIIAVGNPLIWWAGAAAILVALFWLVRYRDWRAGAVLSGIVAGWVPWFAYAHRTIFTFYTIAFVPWVVLTLVYVLGLLVGPAVGDDATARDRRARRWTVVAVGVFVALVVGVGLFFYPVWAAFVVPWQQWHMRMWLPTWI from the coding sequence ATGCACACGGGTGCGGACACGCTCCCACCCGTGGCCGCACGGCCCGACGGGCGGGCGGCCGGCGCCCCCGCCGCCCCCGACGCGCCGCCCGTGAGCCCCGCAACCGCACCGGGCACCGGTCCCGACGGCCCAGGAACCGACGACACCGGCCCCGTGGACCCGGGCGCGGAACCGGGCGCGGACGCCACCGGTCCCGCGCAGGAGACCGAGCCGCACGAGCAGCGGCTGCTGCGCCGCCTGCTCGGCGCGGGCACGCTGACGCTCGACGCGACGCCGCGCGCACGCCTGCACGGGTGGCTGTGGGCGCTGGGCGTCACGGCGCTCGCCGCGTTCCTGCGGCTGTGGGACCTGGGCCGGCCGCACCGCCTGGTCTTCGACGAGACGTACTACGTCAAGGACGCGTACTCGCTGCTGATGCACGGCTACGAGGCGACCTGGGGCGACGACCCCAACGCGCGCTTCGAGTCGGGCGACGTGAGCATGCTCGGCACCGACCCCGCGTACGTCGTCCACCCGCCCGTCGGCAAGTGGATGATCGCCCTGGGGATCCGCCTGGGCGGCGGCGTCGAGAGCTCGGCCGCGTGGCGCCTCGCGGCGGCCGTGTGCGGGACGCTCGCCGTCCTGATGATCGCGCGCATCGGCCGGCGGCTGTTCGCGTCGACGGCGCTCGGCACCACCGCGGGCCTGTTCCTCGCGGTCGACGGCCAGGCGATCGTGCACTCGCGCGTCAGCCTGCTCGACCCGTTCCTCATGTTCTTCGCGCTCGCCGCCTTCGGGTGCCTCCTCCTCGACCGCGAGCAGGCCCGGCGCCGCCTGGCCGTGCGGGCCGCCGCCGTCCTCGACTCGGGAGGGCCGCTCGGCTGGGGCCCGGGCCTGGGGTTCCGCTGGTGGCGGCTGGCCACGGGCGTCCTGCTGGGCCTGGCCATCGGCACCAAGTGGTCGGGGCTCTACTTCCTCGCCGTCTTCGGTCTGCTCACCGTGCTGTGGGACGCGACCGCCCGGCGCACTGCCGGCGTGCGCCCGTGGGTGCGGGCCACGCTCGTCAAGGACGCGGTGGTCGCGTTCCTCGTCATGGTCCCCACGGCCGCCCTGACGTACCTCGCGTCGTGGGCGGGCTGGTTCGCGACGGACAACGGGTGGGACCGGCACTGGGCGGAGGACAACCCCGGCCAGGGCGTGCAGTGGCTGCCGCCCGCGCTGCGCTCCCTGTGGTCCTACCACCAGGGGATGTGGCGCTTCCACAGCGACCTGGACACGCCGCACAGCTACGCGGCGGGCCCGCTCGGCTGGATCGTGCAGTGGCGGCCCACCTCGTACTACTACCCGACGGAGGTCTCGGGCCTCACGGGTGACGCCGCGCAGCAGGCGTGCGGCGCGGACTCCTGCTCGCAGGCGATCATCGCGGTCGGCAACCCGCTCATCTGGTGGGCCGGCGCCGCGGCGATCCTCGTGGCGCTGTTCTGGCTGGTGCGCTACCGCGACTGGCGCGCCGGCGCGGTCCTGTCCGGCATCGTCGCGGGTTGGGTCCCCTGGTTCGCCTACGCGCACCGCACGATCTTCACGTTCTACACGATCGCCTTCGTGCCGTGGGTCGTGCTGACGCTCGTGTACGTCCTCGGGCTGCTCGTGGGGCCGGCCGTCGGGGACGACGCCACGGCCCGCGACCGGCGGGCGCGACGGTGGACCGTGGTCGCGGTCGGCGTCTTCGTGGCCCTGGTCGTCGGCGTCGGGCTGTTCTTCTACCCGGTGTGGGCGGCGTTCGTCGTCCCCTGGCAGCAGTGGCACATGCGCATGTGGCTCCCGACCTGGATCTGA
- a CDS encoding GlsB/YeaQ/YmgE family stress response membrane protein: protein MGIGGIISAIVVGAIIGALGRLVVRGRQNISIIATILIGIVAALIGTWIASLAGWDTTEGPDVLEVVIQVVLAALFVGLYAGYAGKRRR, encoded by the coding sequence ATGGGAATCGGCGGAATCATCAGCGCCATCGTCGTCGGCGCCATCATCGGCGCGCTCGGCCGGCTGGTCGTGCGCGGTCGCCAGAACATCTCGATCATCGCGACGATCCTCATCGGGATCGTGGCAGCGCTCATCGGCACGTGGATCGCCTCGCTCGCCGGGTGGGACACCACCGAGGGCCCGGACGTGCTCGAAGTCGTCATCCAGGTCGTCCTCGCGGCGCTGTTCGTGGGGCTGTACGCGGGCTACGCCGGCAAGCGCCGCCGCTGA
- a CDS encoding 5-formyltetrahydrofolate cyclo-ligase, whose product MSTVAQPPWHAHEEATAQRSRPRDTAEEKDRLRRQVRARRAHRSMRRRAEAAARLAEVVLTIPEVTAARCVSVYASRPGEPGTEPLIEALAARGVRLLVPVLGTGLQRDWAEYTGAADMRERAPGRPPEPGGAPLGSAALLEADVVLVPALAVDARGGRLGQGGGWYDRVLAHVRPGAPVIALVHEDEILASVPREAHDVPVTAVATPDGWRHVEPPDAPEVRPGA is encoded by the coding sequence ATGAGCACCGTCGCCCAGCCCCCTTGGCACGCCCACGAGGAGGCGACGGCCCAGCGGTCGCGGCCCCGGGACACGGCGGAGGAGAAGGACCGGTTGCGGCGCCAGGTGCGGGCACGCCGTGCGCACCGGTCGATGCGGCGACGCGCCGAGGCTGCGGCCCGGCTCGCCGAGGTGGTGCTCACGATTCCCGAGGTGACGGCGGCCCGCTGCGTGAGCGTCTACGCCTCGCGTCCCGGCGAGCCCGGCACGGAGCCGCTCATCGAGGCGCTCGCCGCGCGGGGCGTCCGGCTGCTGGTGCCGGTGCTGGGCACCGGCCTGCAGCGCGACTGGGCCGAGTACACCGGGGCCGCGGACATGCGCGAACGCGCACCGGGGCGTCCGCCCGAGCCGGGCGGTGCACCGCTGGGCTCGGCCGCGCTCCTGGAGGCGGACGTCGTGCTCGTCCCGGCACTCGCGGTCGACGCGCGGGGCGGCCGGCTGGGGCAGGGCGGCGGCTGGTACGACCGGGTGCTCGCGCACGTCCGCCCCGGCGCGCCCGTCATCGCGCTCGTGCACGAGGACGAGATCCTCGCGTCGGTCCCGCGCGAGGCGCACGACGTCCCCGTCACCGCGGTGGCGACGCCCGACGGGTGGCGCCACGTCGAGCCCCCCGACGCCCCGGAGGTCCGACCCGGAGCGTGA
- a CDS encoding UTP--glucose-1-phosphate uridylyltransferase → MNGLALAQQKMRDGGVAATAVDVFTRFYGLLESGSTGLVPEADVAPLTDVPHLEDLEIDEAAAAEALALTAVIKLNGGLGTSMGMDRAKSLLPVRGGRTFLDVIADQVLAARAATGARLPLVLMNSFRTRDDSLAALAAHPQLAVDGVPLDFLQNREPKLLVDGLTPVTWDADPTLEWCPPGHGDLYTALYASGVLDALLAAGFRYASVSNSDNLGATPDARVAGWFAATGAPFAAEVALRTPADRKGGHLVVRREDRRIVLRETAQTAPEDAAAAADIETHRYFNTNNLWLDLEAVAAELARTGGVLDLPLIRNEKNVDPTDKTSPKVVQIESAMGAAIEVFDGAAVLGVGRERFLPVKTTNDLLVLRSDVYEEDAAHRLVAVAEAPFVDLDPAHYALVGEFDARVPHVPSLRDATSLKVRGDWTFGQGVRVGGDAELVGDGGTVPDGASLDAQGTHA, encoded by the coding sequence ATGAACGGACTCGCGCTCGCCCAGCAGAAGATGCGTGACGGTGGGGTCGCCGCCACCGCCGTCGACGTGTTCACCAGGTTCTACGGGCTCCTCGAGTCCGGCAGCACCGGACTCGTCCCGGAGGCCGACGTCGCCCCGCTGACCGACGTCCCGCACCTCGAGGACCTCGAGATCGACGAGGCTGCCGCGGCCGAGGCCCTCGCGCTCACGGCGGTCATCAAGCTCAACGGCGGGCTCGGCACGTCGATGGGCATGGACCGCGCCAAGTCGCTGCTGCCCGTGCGCGGCGGGCGCACCTTCCTCGACGTCATCGCCGACCAGGTGCTCGCGGCCCGTGCCGCGACGGGCGCCCGGCTGCCGCTCGTCCTCATGAACTCGTTCCGCACGCGCGACGACTCCCTCGCCGCGCTCGCCGCCCACCCGCAGCTCGCCGTCGACGGCGTGCCGCTGGACTTCCTGCAGAACCGTGAGCCCAAGCTCCTGGTCGACGGTCTGACGCCCGTGACGTGGGACGCCGACCCGACGCTCGAGTGGTGCCCGCCGGGGCACGGCGACCTGTACACGGCGCTGTACGCGTCGGGCGTCCTCGACGCGCTGCTCGCGGCGGGCTTCCGGTACGCGTCGGTCTCCAACTCCGACAACCTCGGCGCCACGCCCGACGCGCGCGTCGCCGGCTGGTTCGCGGCCACCGGTGCACCGTTCGCGGCCGAGGTGGCGCTGCGCACGCCCGCCGACCGCAAGGGCGGCCACCTCGTCGTGCGCCGCGAGGACCGCCGGATCGTGCTGCGCGAGACGGCGCAGACCGCCCCGGAGGACGCCGCCGCGGCGGCGGACATCGAGACCCACCGCTACTTCAACACCAACAACCTCTGGCTGGACCTCGAGGCCGTCGCCGCCGAGCTGGCCCGCACCGGCGGCGTGCTCGACCTGCCGCTGATCCGCAACGAGAAGAACGTCGACCCGACCGACAAGACGTCGCCGAAGGTCGTGCAGATCGAGTCCGCGATGGGGGCCGCGATCGAGGTGTTCGACGGCGCCGCGGTCCTGGGCGTGGGGCGCGAGCGCTTCCTGCCCGTCAAGACGACCAACGACCTGCTGGTGCTGCGCTCCGACGTGTACGAGGAGGACGCGGCGCACCGCCTCGTCGCCGTCGCCGAGGCGCCGTTCGTCGACCTGGACCCCGCGCACTACGCGCTGGTCGGCGAGTTCGACGCCCGCGTGCCGCACGTCCCGTCGTTGCGGGACGCCACCTCGCTGAAGGTCCGGGGCGACTGGACGTTCGGGCAGGGTGTGCGGGTCGGCGGCGACGCCGAGCTCGTCGGGGACGGCGGGACGGTGCCGGACGGCGCGTCCCTCGACGCGCAGGGTACGCACGCCTGA
- a CDS encoding molybdopterin molybdotransferase MoeA: protein MRSVQEHLAAVLAAAGPVPPLDVVLHDAAGCILAADVVAPVDVPAVAVASRDGYAVAAHDTTAGGANGPSLPVAHDLHAGSPAGLRHVPGTAVRVASGAPLPLGADAVVPVEETDRGQARVAFQRSASPGQHVRRAGDDVRAGGVVLTAGTRLGARQIALAAAMGRGRLTVHPTPRVVLLSVGDELVEPTTSARPGTVFEVDGHALEAAVHDAGATAVRVGVVPDDHAGLREALEDQLVRADLVVLTGGLSELARDTVKDVLAPLGTVRLDQVAMTPGLRQGFGIVGALGLDLVDEGGRTVPLFALQGHPVAAQVSFEVFVRPALRAMAGYTELFRPSVAAAATHGWASPAGLRQFVPATVLGSPDEGYRATPLGDPSAPSTTALAHANALAVVGEGDLAVRPGDVVHCLVLEG from the coding sequence ATGAGATCGGTCCAGGAGCACCTCGCCGCCGTGCTCGCCGCCGCGGGTCCGGTGCCCCCGCTCGACGTGGTCCTGCACGACGCGGCGGGCTGCATCCTGGCCGCCGACGTCGTCGCGCCGGTCGACGTGCCGGCGGTGGCGGTCGCGTCGCGCGACGGGTACGCGGTCGCGGCGCACGACACGACCGCCGGGGGCGCGAACGGCCCGAGCCTGCCGGTGGCCCACGACCTGCACGCCGGCAGCCCCGCCGGCCTGCGCCACGTGCCGGGCACGGCGGTCCGGGTCGCGTCGGGTGCGCCGCTGCCGCTGGGCGCCGACGCGGTCGTGCCCGTCGAGGAGACCGACCGCGGGCAGGCACGCGTCGCGTTCCAGCGCTCCGCGAGCCCCGGGCAGCACGTGCGGCGCGCGGGCGACGACGTGCGCGCGGGCGGCGTCGTCCTGACGGCCGGGACCCGCCTCGGTGCCCGGCAGATCGCGCTCGCCGCCGCCATGGGGCGCGGACGCCTGACCGTGCACCCGACCCCCCGGGTCGTGCTGCTGTCGGTGGGTGACGAGCTGGTCGAGCCGACGACGTCGGCCCGGCCCGGGACGGTCTTCGAGGTCGACGGGCACGCGCTCGAGGCGGCCGTGCACGACGCGGGCGCCACCGCGGTCCGCGTCGGGGTGGTCCCCGACGACCACGCCGGGCTGCGCGAGGCGCTCGAGGACCAGCTCGTGCGTGCGGACCTCGTCGTGCTCACGGGCGGGCTGTCGGAGCTCGCACGCGACACCGTCAAGGACGTCCTGGCGCCCCTGGGCACCGTGCGGCTGGACCAGGTCGCCATGACCCCCGGCCTGCGGCAGGGCTTCGGGATCGTCGGCGCCCTCGGGCTCGACCTGGTGGACGAGGGCGGGCGCACCGTCCCGCTGTTCGCGCTGCAGGGGCACCCGGTCGCCGCGCAGGTGTCGTTCGAGGTGTTCGTGCGTCCGGCGCTGCGTGCGATGGCGGGGTACACCGAGCTGTTCCGCCCGTCGGTCGCGGCGGCCGCCACGCACGGCTGGGCGTCCCCGGCGGGCCTGCGCCAGTTCGTCCCCGCCACGGTGCTGGGCTCCCCGGACGAGGGGTACCGCGCGACCCCGCTCGGTGACCCGTCGGCCCCGTCGACCACGGCCCTCGCGCACGCCAACGCGCTCGCGGTGGTCGGCGAGGGGGACCTCGCGGTGCGTCCGGGCGACGTCGTGCACTGCCTGGTGCTGGAGGGATGA